The Campylobacter concisus DNA window ACAAAAGCCTAACTCAATACGACTCTTCGATCTGCCAATACCATGAGCGACGAAATGAAATTTGTGGACGCTGTGTCGATGTTTGTCCAACTGTAGCCATTTTAAAAGAAGACGAGACAAAGCATCTTGTTTTCTCACAAATCGATTGTGTAAATTGTGGCAACTGCATTAGCGTCTGCCCTAGCGGATCTCTTGACTCTACACTTATGCCACAAAATTCTTTTGCTACTATTGCCAAACTTTACAAAGGCAAAATTCCACTAATAATCTCTAATGAAACAAATTTAGATGAGCTAAATATAAGCCTACCTGAAAATGTCTTGCCTTTTTTCATATCAGCACCACATATGTTAAATCAAGCGCATCTTCTTACATTGCTTCAAGAAAGTGGTGCGAGTGTGATTTTATTTAGCAAAACTCTTGGCAAAGGCGAAAAAGACGCCATTAGCATCTTAAATCAAATTTATGAGCTTAAATTTAAAGAGACGGCGATCTATCACGCTAAAGATAAAAACGAGCTTGAAGAATCGCTCAAAAAAGCAAAATTTATAGCTGACTCACAACACACGATAAACGAATATGCCTTGCCAAAAAGAGAAATTTTTGCAAAAAGACTTGAGTTTTTAGTAGGTAGTGAGGATCTTGGCGTGGTAAAAAGCGGCGAGATGATAAGATATGGCGATGTCAAGATAAACACTGATAGCTGTACACTTTGTCTAAGTTGCGTTGGCGCTTGTAACGTAAGTGCGCTAGTGGCTGATAAAAAGACAAATTCTATTTTATTTAATCCAAGCGTCTGCACAGCTTGCGGATACTGCGAACTAAGCTGTGCTGAAAAAGATACCATAAGCCTTGAAGTTGGAAAAATTTCTCTTAAGCCTGAGTTTTTTACATATAATGAACTGGCAAGAGATGAGCTTTTTGCCTGTGTTGAGTGCGGAAAAGAGTTTGCAACTAAAAAAGCAGTCGAAAAGATCGCAACTATAATGCAACCAAGATTTGGCAACGATAGGGTTAAAATAAAAGCACTTTACTGCTGTGCTGACTGCAAGGCCAAACTAATGGTTCAAGCCCAAATAAACGCAATGAAAGAGGATTTATTAAATGGATAAAAACATTATAAAAGCAAGATCATATTTTTACGAATTTTTAGCATATCCTATGTTTTTTTACACAAATGATGAGAAATTTTCAAGGTGGAAAGAGCAGTTAAAATACTTAAGCGTAAATCCTTTAAGCGAGGATAGCGATGCTGCGTTTAAAAATTTAGATAAATTTAGCTTTGAAGAATTTTCAAAAGAACAAAATGACGTTCTTTTTGGCTTTACAAATATCCCCTTAAGCGCTTCATTTTATGAAGAGGGCAGAGATAACGGAGCAGCTAGGCTTAGGGTTATTGAATGTTTAAAACTAAGCCCATATAGACGTGATAGCGAGCTTTGCAAAGACAGCGAGGACTACGTTGGATTTATATTTTTAGCGATGGCTACATTTTTAAAAGATGAGTTTAATGATGCAAAAAATATTAGCAACAAGCTATTTTCTGAGACTTTAAATTTATTTGTAGATGAGTTTTCTCAGCTACTTTCAGCTCACAAAGAGGCAAATTTCTTTAAATCATACACAGTCATTTTAAAAGACTTCATCGAGCTTGAGCGCTCCATACTAAACGTAGAAGCACCAGCTAAGCCACAAGGCGATAGCATCGCCATGGCAGCTCTTAAGAAAGAGCCATTTCAAAGCAAGATGCCAACTTTTAAAACAAAACTTCACTGGGAGGAATTCTCCCCAGTCATCTCACACGAGTTTAAAGACTAAAATGGTTAAATTTGCTCTTACTCGAGCTAGGAGTAAATTTAACATCCGCTTAAATTTGTTATCTTGATATTTTATGATTATTAGCAATTTGGTATTAAACTTCTTTAAATTTTTTACAAAGGACTTACAATGGTAATGACACACTACATGGAGCTTTTATCGCTCAATCAACCTTACAATCTAATCCTCTTCATGGTGATACCTGTGGGGCTTACGGAGCTTTTAGTGGCGATGGAGTTTCTCACTATGTATCACATGGATAGCGGCAAAAATGCTGGCTTTAAGGCTGTTGGCAAATTTGCTGGCATAGTGCTTGGGGTCTATTTTACAGCTCTTGTGATCTATTTTATGGCAAAAATTTATCCAAGTATAAAATGGCGTGGATATGCCGATGTCATCGCTGTCTACTCATATCTCATCAGCGTCATACCACTTCTTGGCATCGCGCTTTTAGAGCTAAATTTGATCTACAAAAACGCAAGCGAAAAGGCAAAGCTAAAGCTTCACTTTTGCCTACTCATATTTGCCTTGATCGTCGCACACGTCGCTATGATATTTGGCATGGTTGATCCTACCATAACAGGCTACAAGGCTAATGATGGCGCGATGGATATGCATATGAATATGCAAATGAACATGCCAACAGATATACCGATGCATGATCACCACAAGATGATGATGCAAAATATGAGTGATGATAACTCAACTAATATGCATATGCACCACTAAATTTTATAGCTTCTTGGCAGCTGCTAAGAAGCTATAAAAATTTAATTCTTTTTTGCTACTTTTAATAATCTATTTTCTTTAAAAAATTTTCGGAGTGATTTTTGCTCTTTTGGACCGATCTTGTAGCTTATAAATTTCAAATACCACTTGATATCTTGCTCGCTTATGTCACGGCTTTTAGCGTACTTGGCTAAGATATAGTTTGGGATTTTTACATTTTTTTGTAGAAATTTTGCGACTAGTCTTTTGTAAAATGAACCATTTTTTACGTAAGAAAATCTACCAAAAACAAATGGCAAATTTGTCTTTTCGTGCCAAATTTTACCAAGGTCGTAAAAGCACTCTTTGCCCTCGCTTAAGTATGACTTTAGCGCCCTGTCGCCTATGATCACCTCGCCGTTTAGATTAAGCACCTTGGCTAGGGCATTTGAGCTAGCTGAGGCAGGATCAAATTTCATAGCTGAGCCTTTACGCACAAGTACACTTTTTACATCTTTTTTGGCGACTATTCCAAAATTTAGCTTCTTTAAATTTGCCTTTTTGCTAGCTATACTTGAGATCACCGCAGCGTCGATCTTTCTAGCGTTTAGGGCTCTATTTAACTTGCTTGGCACGCCCTTTTTAAACTCGATCGCCTTTTTTATCTGAGAGCTTAGTGGGGCTGATTTTAAAAAAACGTGAAATGGGAGTAAATTTAGATAATCAATCTTTCCAAATATCATTTTTCATCTTTTACAAGCTCAAATTTAACCATCTCATTTTCGTTGCAAACATCGCGAAATAGCAGGGCTAGGCTCTCTTTTGCACTATCATCCAAAAATTTTTCATTTTTTAGCTTTATAAGCGTTGGCTCATTTATCTCGCAAAGAGAGTCAAAGAGCGCGTCTAAATTTTTGCCGTAGTACTCTGGCAGGTCAAATTTCTTAGCAAAATACTCATGCATCTTCTCTTTTTCAGCCATCTTTTTGGCATCTAAGATCACGCTTTTCATTGCATCCTCTTCTCATAAAGCAGGTAAAAATGCTCGTAGTGATCAGGCGTGTAGTAGATAAGCCCGTCGTTTGAGTATAAAATTCTCTCAGCGCCGCGCCTACCACCATTATAATTTACATCGCACTCAAACCACTTTCTGCCATCAGCCTCAGGTAGCCTCTTTTCTCTGTTTGAAAATCTATCCCCACCAATACTTTTGCCACCGCTTATCTGCCATAAATTTCCGCTTTTTGCGTCCCAGCCAAGATCGAGTGCCTCTTTTTTGGTTATGAAATTTTTTGGTAGCTTGTTAAATTTATAGATATAAAGAGCGACCTCATCTTTTGAGGTGTATGAGCCGTTTTCTACAAGATTTTGGCTCTTTTGCCCCTCTTTGTTTAGCTGCTCAAGTAAAATTTGAGCGTTTTTGTTTGCCTCGTCGCCATCTTTTGAAAAAAAGAAAGTACCGATGATGATAGCAATGACAAAGGCAACTAAAGCTGGCAAAAGTCTTTTATTCAAATTTAGCCCTTAAAGCGTGTTAAAAACTCTATCACCAGCATCACCAAGACCGGGAACGATGTAGTTTTTCTCATTTAGTTTCTCATCGATCGAAGCTGTATAGACCTCGACGTCTGGGTAAATTTCACTAAATCTCTTTAGCCCCTCAGGAGCGGCAATGATAGAGATAAATTTGATCTCTTTAACGCCCTTTTCACGCAAGAATTTGACTGCGTCTATCGCCGTGCCACCAGTTGCAAACATAGGGTCGATTATGATCGCCATGCGCTCTTTTGCGTCTTTTGGAAGCTTTGCGTAGAAAAACTCAGCCTGAGCGGTCTCTTCGTTTCGCTGAAAACCCAAAAAGCCCACACTCGCATCTGGGATGATGGTAAAAACGCTATCAAGCATACCAAGAGCAGCCCTTAATATCGGGCAGATCATTACTTTTGTTGTGAGTTTTTTAGCATTTGCGGTAGCAACTGGAGTTTGGACTTTGACATCTTTTACCTTTAAATTTCTGGTCGCTTCAAAGATCATAAGATAACTGATCTCATCAACTAGCATGCGAAACTGAAAAGGTTGGGTATTTTTATCACGTAAAATGGTTAATTTATGCTCGATCAGTGGGTGTGAGATGAGCTTCACGTTTTGCATTTTTTATCCTTAAATTTACTGTTTTTACAAGGTTTATCTTTACAAAATGCCAAAAAGAGTTTAGCCCAAAATTTGGGCTAAAATTTAAAATCCTTTTGCAAGTTTGGCTCTATAAGCCTCAACATCAAAATCTTTTACTCTCGCTACGCCATCTTCAACTGCAGCTTTCGCAACTGCTGGAGCGACTGCTGTTAGCACACGTTTGTCAAATGGTTTTGGGATGATGTACTCTTTGCCAAATTTTAGCTCACTAACGCCACTTGCTTTTAAAACTTCAGCTGGCACTGGCTCTTTTGCAAGCTGCGCAAGCGCTCTAGCTGCAGCCATTTTCATATTTTCAGTGATCTTTTTAGCTCTAACGTCAAGCGCACCTCTAAAGATAAAAGGGAAACCTAAAACATTATTTACTTGGTTAGGATAGTCGCTTCTGCCTGTACCCATCATTACGTCACTTCTTACAGCCTCAACATCCTCTGGATAAATTTCAGGCACTGGGTTTGCCAAAGCAAAGATGATAGGCTCTTTATTCATTGAAGCAACCATCTCTTTTGTAAGTACGCCAGGCTTTGAAAGACCTAAAAACATATCAGCACCCCTCATCGCATCAGCTAGAGTTCTATCCTCAGTTTCAAGCGCAAATTCAACTTTTTCTGGAGTTAGATCTGTTCTTTTTGAGTGGATGACGCCCTTGCTGTCTATCATCACAATGTGTTTTGCACCAAGCGCTTTATACATCTTCGCGCAAGCGATACCAGCTGCACCTGCGCCACTAACTACGATCTTTATCTTTGAGATATCTTTGCCAGAAATTTCCATCGCATTTATCATGCCAGCACTTGTTATCATCGCCGTGCCGTGCTGATCGTCATGCATGACTGGGATATCGACTGCTTCTTGAAGCTTTCTCTCGATCTCAAAGCACTTTGGAGCACGGATATCTTCTAAATTTATACCGCCAAATGTCGGGGCAAGAGCCTTGCAAATCTCAACGATCTTATCTGGATCATGCTCGTCTAGCTCGATGTCAAAGGCATCTACGTTTGCAAATTTTTTAAATAAAACTGACTTTCCTTCCATAACTGGCTTGCCAGCGATCGCACCGATGTCGCCAAGCCCAAGGACAGCCGTACCATCGGTGATAACGGCTACTAGATTTGCTTTATTTGTATATTTATAAGCTAGTTCATTGTCAGCTTCTATCTCTTTGCAAGGCTCTGCAACACCTGGTGTATAGGCCATTGAAAGGTCTCTTGACGTCTCGCAAGGCGTCTTTACCTTTATCTCGATCTTACCGCCTATATGGTAGTTTAATGCTTCTTCTTTAGTTACATGTGTCATTTCTCTTCCTTTAATAAATTTTGTATTCTATTTTTCGTCTCGCTACTGCCCACTACTTCAAGCACTTCAAAGATACTTGGGCTCACGCTTGAGCCAGTTAGCGCTATCCTTAGGGCCTGAGCTAGGTCTTTTAGCTTTAAGCCATTTTGCTCTAAAAATTTATTTGTTAGCTCCTCATAGCCCTTTGCATCAAGGTCACGGTCTAAAATTTGAGCAAATTTAGCCAAAATTTCTTTGCTATTTTCATTTATAAATTTAGCCCAAGCTTTCTCATCGTAGCTTTTTGGAGCGCTAATGATCGCATTTGCACTATTTGCCATTTCGATTAATGTCTTTGATCTCTCACGGAGCGAATTTAGCAGTAGC harbors:
- a CDS encoding ribonuclease domain-containing protein — protein: MNKRLLPALVAFVIAIIIGTFFFSKDGDEANKNAQILLEQLNKEGQKSQNLVENGSYTSKDEVALYIYKFNKLPKNFITKKEALDLGWDAKSGNLWQISGGKSIGGDRFSNREKRLPEADGRKWFECDVNYNGGRRGAERILYSNDGLIYYTPDHYEHFYLLYEKRMQ
- a CDS encoding DUF6803 family protein, with product MVMTHYMELLSLNQPYNLILFMVIPVGLTELLVAMEFLTMYHMDSGKNAGFKAVGKFAGIVLGVYFTALVIYFMAKIYPSIKWRGYADVIAVYSYLISVIPLLGIALLELNLIYKNASEKAKLKLHFCLLIFALIVAHVAMIFGMVDPTITGYKANDGAMDMHMNMQMNMPTDIPMHDHHKMMMQNMSDDNSTNMHMHH
- a CDS encoding barstar family protein, producing the protein MKSVILDAKKMAEKEKMHEYFAKKFDLPEYYGKNLDALFDSLCEINEPTLIKLKNEKFLDDSAKESLALLFRDVCNENEMVKFELVKDEK
- the upp gene encoding uracil phosphoribosyltransferase, coding for MQNVKLISHPLIEHKLTILRDKNTQPFQFRMLVDEISYLMIFEATRNLKVKDVKVQTPVATANAKKLTTKVMICPILRAALGMLDSVFTIIPDASVGFLGFQRNEETAQAEFFYAKLPKDAKERMAIIIDPMFATGGTAIDAVKFLREKGVKEIKFISIIAAPEGLKRFSEIYPDVEVYTASIDEKLNEKNYIVPGLGDAGDRVFNTL
- a CDS encoding malic enzyme-like NAD(P)-binding protein, producing the protein MTHVTKEEALNYHIGGKIEIKVKTPCETSRDLSMAYTPGVAEPCKEIEADNELAYKYTNKANLVAVITDGTAVLGLGDIGAIAGKPVMEGKSVLFKKFANVDAFDIELDEHDPDKIVEICKALAPTFGGINLEDIRAPKCFEIERKLQEAVDIPVMHDDQHGTAMITSAGMINAMEISGKDISKIKIVVSGAGAAGIACAKMYKALGAKHIVMIDSKGVIHSKRTDLTPEKVEFALETEDRTLADAMRGADMFLGLSKPGVLTKEMVASMNKEPIIFALANPVPEIYPEDVEAVRSDVMMGTGRSDYPNQVNNVLGFPFIFRGALDVRAKKITENMKMAAARALAQLAKEPVPAEVLKASGVSELKFGKEYIIPKPFDKRVLTAVAPAVAKAAVEDGVARVKDFDVEAYRAKLAKGF
- a CDS encoding MqnA/MqnD/SBP family protein, yielding MIFGKIDYLNLLPFHVFLKSAPLSSQIKKAIEFKKGVPSKLNRALNARKIDAAVISSIASKKANLKKLNFGIVAKKDVKSVLVRKGSAMKFDPASASSNALAKVLNLNGEVIIGDRALKSYLSEGKECFYDLGKIWHEKTNLPFVFGRFSYVKNGSFYKRLVAKFLQKNVKIPNYILAKYAKSRDISEQDIKWYLKFISYKIGPKEQKSLRKFFKENRLLKVAKKN
- a CDS encoding molecular chaperone, which translates into the protein MDKNIIKARSYFYEFLAYPMFFYTNDEKFSRWKEQLKYLSVNPLSEDSDAAFKNLDKFSFEEFSKEQNDVLFGFTNIPLSASFYEEGRDNGAARLRVIECLKLSPYRRDSELCKDSEDYVGFIFLAMATFLKDEFNDAKNISNKLFSETLNLFVDEFSQLLSAHKEANFFKSYTVILKDFIELERSILNVEAPAKPQGDSIAMAALKKEPFQSKMPTFKTKLHWEEFSPVISHEFKD
- a CDS encoding 4Fe-4S binding protein: MKEFGFYNDFDDTLMLNEQIEINNEKEEYLVSNSPKLKANITAPEINFYLKNTTASVLEKAKNTLLLYEARATAFDMAKDVDYEKEVGKNVVIVSNSGREELANLLKENGYKVIELTHFEVKFIYGAAGELSVLILRANDEFEVDCDFFLVENARDYMLKQSGCYEIAGLEDEAVLKILNEKTPKFKYKSLTQYDSSICQYHERRNEICGRCVDVCPTVAILKEDETKHLVFSQIDCVNCGNCISVCPSGSLDSTLMPQNSFATIAKLYKGKIPLIISNETNLDELNISLPENVLPFFISAPHMLNQAHLLTLLQESGASVILFSKTLGKGEKDAISILNQIYELKFKETAIYHAKDKNELEESLKKAKFIADSQHTINEYALPKREIFAKRLEFLVGSEDLGVVKSGEMIRYGDVKINTDSCTLCLSCVGACNVSALVADKKTNSILFNPSVCTACGYCELSCAEKDTISLEVGKISLKPEFFTYNELARDELFACVECGKEFATKKAVEKIATIMQPRFGNDRVKIKALYCCADCKAKLMVQAQINAMKEDLLNG